In Bombus affinis isolate iyBomAffi1 chromosome 11, iyBomAffi1.2, whole genome shotgun sequence, one genomic interval encodes:
- the LOC126922033 gene encoding proteasome assembly chaperone 2, protein MIKIPDEINLENYTLILPSVAVGNVGQLCIDLLISSLDMYKIGSLWNSMFLPICGLDPYNKNSTSLCTTADFYLGRCHNIILLQLRSPYVGSSSDFFNELAQFIQRKKINKIIILTSSYDYECANRSECKIRYLTSDDSLLNNEKLLKSLHWIKHMKSITIQSTRQYYIPGGGFANGLYEYFKEKEIPCTVLFCYCSEGDNVSDALMLFKGLNEWLNLVNDDTNDIKHPPSWEFFFGNPPSSNMY, encoded by the exons atgataaaaataccGGATGAAATTAACCTCGAGAATTACACACTGATACTTCCGTCAGTGGCTGTTGGAAACGTTGGACAATTATGTATTGATTTATTAATATCTAGCTTGGATATGTACAAAATTGGAAGTTTATGGAATTCTATGTTTCTTCCAATATGTGGACTTGATccttataataaaaattctacTTCTCTTTGTACTACTGCTGACTTTTACCTTGGAAGATGCCATAATATAATTCTTTTACAATTACGTTCACCTTATGTTGGCAGTTCAAGTGACTTCTTTAATGAACTAGCACAATTTATtcaacgaaagaaaattaataag ATAATAATCCTAACCAGCAGTTATGATTATGAGTGTGCAAATAGGTCAGAGTGTAAAATAAGATACCTTACCTCGGATGATTCTTTATTGAATAATGAAAAACTTCTTAAGAGCTTACATTGGATAAAGCATATGAAAAgtattacaatacaatctacAAGACAATATTACATTCCTGGTGGTGGATTTGCAAATGGTctatatgaatattttaaagaaaaggaGATTCCTTGTACAGTACTGTTTTGTTATTGTTCAGAAGGAGACAATGTTTCCGATGCATTGATGCTTTTTAAAGGATTGAATGAATGGTTGAATTTAGTAAATGACGATACTAATGATATTAAACATCCACCCTCTTGGGAATTCTTTTTTGGAAATCCACCTTCTTCTAATATGTATTGA
- the LOC126922028 gene encoding SR-related and CTD-associated factor 4 — MEAVKAFNAELSALYDVKPPISKAKMNSLTRGAIKAIKFYKHVVQSVEKFIQKCKPEYKVPGLYVIDSIVRQSRHQFGVEKDVFAPRFAKNMQTTFLNLLKCPQEDKSKVIRVLNLWQKNAVFPSEVIQPLFDLADPNHPIHKEQAVNTNGTLNASATNNVSNTATSVKTPPLTAKNAVKDQKLFSSAKPIDPAWLAQTKIETANIVNANKLLGQSNSAQMDVSFLDQLQHLQQLLLKKQESTNEQKSSVKFDKKLLDFDYGEEEDDDVVVASSPAATAGSNTGQHNTVSTGNSLESLGLLLTNPEVLRQLQTLQQTMQGSTSSSQHETEEKMRKLQQMKQQEEEFDKHLAQTVPNLPFASECELKPSDILKPSQQNTYTTNVSSGVIQDMSQPPPGYPPALPYASQPLSNIRQINQQAHQNQKSPLLDERQDTQDYSGNGARRDSSSVEIVNCENTRSQSRSPDRYRHHSRSRSPRHRDRDRDRDRDRDRDRDRDRDRKSRSRSRSRRRRSRSRDRGRDRKREDSREKMTEEEREKERERRKRGLPPIVRDKLSVCSTTLWVGHLSKLVHQEELSDTFGEFGDIVSIDLISPRGCAFICMNRRQDAYRALTKLKNHKMQGKAITLAWAPGKGVKGKEWKDYWEVELGVSYIPWNKLVNVTDQDLELLEEGGMIDEDTLPPNLKGKLKHSGTNADVLQQQLQLQQQALVAAAGIPNLADGIVNVMQPSTSAQQQQSQQQTSQQGQQQQQVIDTSQPPPIRPPTSAALLPPPNTQLQMMPPAFTMPGVPRMIGPMGLPMAHSLMPNVPIGVPPPNMQSLLGPPGMMQTMLTPPVNSPFGAGVGVGLLTQIPLPAPAAPSDKPNSTGMPHNVPPIGVPPPTTETGMPNLPMLRQPYGVGPSAPLQMQLPQQQHSADDMDVEMEDAMPQSSNGAKNKSNLTEQQLSQNEERAESDQQVEHRDYKERERDRENRERRDRETHLSHRDREGTDSRMDRGRDRGRGRDRGRDRRRDLRDRDRDDRRERENRENREGNPQTQTLQENETTPKKDGKPSLADRLRQLADGTLPLEDRVDRIIPRNRQERDRSDRNFDDSRSTRGEPLSSLMDLPKFGLPQERGDFPARPPDFRNPQDPREYQQQRDRQSFGRGHRGSQIHEEFMDVPRLQGGIYQEEFDNRIHGQQRVEEFGRLGSLREQREEFDRSEVRGRRPLDDRDRFDYEIRRDGFDPRLQDGFDPRGHLDRGDFEPRRREFFGIDPIFGMPPIMGPRGPRPGHPDGFGPRPAPLGARGPGPLMFHPRGLGPRPLRPGMRPFGPRGPPFDPREPDAFFRPPFDDIRPHVRPPFGPMGPPSIIPPESAAPWRNQELPPGSWPSDSENHSQRDNLRDKKGGNKHPNNMERENRNRGRKSRWTNVSPSGEEIEESKEQESTSANVEGKEEPAKEEEVAVKEEVKEEIDMKEAISSERKEELVETVETKEEGIEMKKEEEEDCRDS; from the exons ATGGAGGCGGTTAAGGCATTTAACGCAGAG ctCTCAGCTCTGTATGATGTTAAACCACCAATTTCGAAAGCTAAGATGAATTCTTTAACTAGAGGTGCAATTAAGGCAATTAAATTCTATAAACATGTTGTGCAAAGTGTCGAGAAATTCATTCAAAAA TGTAAGCCAGAGTACAAAGTGCCTGGATTGTACGTTATAGATTCAATCGTACGTCAGTCCAGACACCAATTTGGGGTAGAGAAAGATGTCTTTGCTCCACGCTTTGCCAAGAACATGCAAACCACTTTCTTAAATCTTTTGAAGTGCCCTCAGGAAGATAAAAGCAAAGTAATAAGAGTTTTAAATCTTTGGCAGAAGAATGCAGTGTTCCCTTCAGAGGTTATACAGCCCTTATTTGATCTTGCGGATCCAAATCATCCAATACATAAGGAGCAAGCAGTTAATACCAATG GTACACTGAATGCGTCTGCAACAAATAATGTTAGTAACACTGCAACTTCTGTAAAGACACCCCCTTTGACTGCAAAAAATGCGGTAAAGGatcaaaaattattttcttccgCAAAGCCAATCGATCCTGCTTGGCTTGcacaaacaaaaatagaaacagcaAATATAGTTAATGCTAATAAACTTTTA GGGCAATCGAATTCAGCTCAAATGGATGTTTCTTTCCTTGATCAGTTACAACATTTACAGcagttattattaaaaaagcAGGAGTCCACAAATGAACAGAAAAGTTCtgtaaaatttgataaaaagctCTTAGATTTTGATTATGGCGAGGAAGAGGATGATGATGTTGTTGTTGCTAGTTCACCAGCAGCGACCGCAGGATCTAATACTGGTCAACACAATACAGTTTCAACAGGAAATAGTTTGGAGAGTCTTGGACTTCTTTTAACAAATCCAGAG GTTTTGAGACAACTTCAAACATTACAACAAACAATGCAGGGAAGTACTTCTTCATCACAGCACGAAACAGAAGAAAAGATGCGGAAACTTCAGCAAATGAAACAGCAAGAGGAAGAATTTGATAAACATCTAGCTCAAACTGTTCCT AACTTACCATTTGCATCTGAATGTGAATTAAAACCATCAGACATTTTGAAACCAAGTCAACAAAATACCTATACGACAAATGTAAGTAGCGGAGTCATACAAGATATGAGTCAACCACCTCCTGGTTATCCACCGGCTCTACCGTATGCCTCTCAACCTTTATCAAATATTAGGCAGATAAATCAGCAAGCGCATCAAAATCAAAAGAGTCCACTTCTTGACGAACGGCAGGACACGCAAGATTATTCTGG AAATGGTGCAAGGCGAGATAGTAGCAGTGTAGAAATTGTAAATTGTGAAAATACAAGATCACAGAGTAGATCGCCTGATCGATACAGACATCACAGTCGATCTAGATCACCACGACACAGAGATAGggatagagatagagataggGATAGGGACAGGGATCGAGATCGAGACAGAGATAGAAAATCTCGATCAAGAAGCAGATCTAGGAGGAGAAG gtCTCGTTCAAGAGACAGAGGTCGTGACAGAAAACGGGAGGATAGTCGAGAAAAGATGACTGAGGAAgaacgagaaaaagaaagagaaaggcgtAAACGAGGATTACCACCAATTGTGAGAGATAAATTAAGCG TTTGTAGTACAACCCTTTGGGTGGGACATCTATCGAAATTAGTACACCAAGAAGAACTTTCAGATACTTTTGGAGAATTTGGTGATATTGTCAGTATAGATTTAATTTCACCCAGAGGTTGCGCTTTTATATGCATGAATAGAAGGCAAGATGCATATAGGGCTCTTACTAAGCTTAAAAATCATAAAATGCAAGGAAAGGCAATCACT ttAGCTTGGGCTCCAGGAAAAGGAGTGAAAGGAAAAGAATGGAAAGATTATTGGGAAGTTGAATTAGGAGTTAGTTATATTCCTTGGAATAAATTAGTTAATGTTACTGATCAAGATTTAGAATTATTAGAAGAAGGAGGTATGATTGACGAAGACACTCTACCGCCCAATCTAAAAG GTAAATTAAAACATTCCGGAACAAATGCAGATGTACTTCAACAACAGCTGCAATTGCAACAGCAAGCATTAGTTGCAGCTGCTGGAATTCCAAATTTGGCGGATGGTATTGTAAATGTAATGCAACCTTCAACTAGTGCTCAACAGCAACAATCCCAGCAACAAACTTCACAACAAGGTCAACAGCAGCAACAAGTAATCGATACAAGTCAACCTCCACCAATTAGACCCCCTACATCAGCTGCTCTTTTACCGCCACCAAATACACAATTACAGATGATGCCACCTGCTTTTACAATGCCGGGAGTTCCTC gTATGATTGGACCAATGGGATTACCAATGGCACATAGTTTAATGCCGAATGTTCCCATAGGTGTGCCACCTCCAAATATGCAAAGTTTGTTAGGGCCACCGGGAATGATGCAAACTATGTTAACGCCACCTGTAAATTCTCCATTTGGAGCAGGTGTTGGCGTTGGCTTATTAACTCAAATTCCTTTACCAGCTCCAGCTGCACCTTCTGATAAACCTAATTCTACTG GTATGCCACATAATGTTCCTCCAATAGGAGTTCCTCCGCCAACAACGGAAACAGGTATGCCAAATTTACCAATGTTACGACAACCATATGGTGTAGGCCCTTCTGCACCTTTGCAAATGCAACTACCTCAACAACAACATTCTGCTGATGACATGGATGTAGAGATGGAAGACGCAATGCCACAAAGTTCAAATGgagcaaaaaataaaagtaatttaaCTGAACAACAACTTTCACAAAATGAAGAACGAGCAGAATCTGATCAACAAGTAGAg CATCGAGATtataaagaaagagagagagatcgTGAAAATAGGGAAAGAAGAGACAGAGAGACGCATTTATCTCACAGAGATAGGGAAGGTACTGACTCTAGAATGGATCGCGGAAGAGACCGAGGTAGAGGGAGAGATAGGGGACGCGATCGTAGAAGAGATCTTAGAGATAGAGACAGGGATGACagaagagaaagggaaaacCGGGAAAATCGAGAAGGAAATCCACAGACTCAAACTCTTCAG gAAAACGAAACTACTCCAAAAAAAGATGGGAAACCAAGCTTAGCTGATCGTTTGCGTCAATTGGCTGATGGCACACTGCCACTTGAAGATCGTGTCGATCGAATAATACCTCGTAATCGCCAGGAACGAGATAGATCCGACAGAAATTTTGATGATTCTCGATCGACTCGTGGAGAACCCCTTTCTTCTTTAATGGATTTGCCAAAGTTTGGTTTACCTCAAGAAAGAGGTGATTTTCCAGCTCGACCACCAGATTTTCGTAATCCGCAAGATCCGAGAGAATATCAGCAGCAAAGAGATAGACAAAGTTTCGGAAGAGGTCATAGAGGATCACAGATACACGAGGAATTTATGGATGTTCCAAGGTTGCAAGGAGGAATATATCAAGAGGAATTTGATAATAGAATACATGGACAACAAAGAGTAGAAGAATTTGGAAGACTTGGATCACTCAGAGAACAAAG GGAGGAATTTGATAGGTCTGAAGTACGAGGAAGAAGACCACTCGATGATCGGGACCGGTTCGATTATGAAATTAGGCGAGATGGTTTTGATCCACGGCTTCAAGATGGTTTCGACCCAAGGGGACACCTCGACCGGGGTGATTTTGAACCTAGAAGGCGAGAATTCTTTGGAATTGATCCTATTTTTGGGATGCCGCCAATAATGGGACCTAGAGGACCTAGACCTGGACATCCTGATGGGTTTGGACCACGGCCAGCCCCCTTAGGAGCTCGTGGACCAG gtCCATTAATGTTCCATCCACGAGGTTTGGGACCTCGTCCCCTTCGTCCTGGTATGAGGCCTTTTGGCCCTCGTGGGCCACCTTTTGATCCCCGAGAGCCGGATGCCTTTTTCAGACCACCTTTtgatgatattcgaccccatgTAAGACCACCTTTCGGTCCTATGGGTCCGCCATCCATTATTCCTCCAGAGTCTGCTGCTCCCTGGAGAAATCAGGAACTTCCGCCTGGTTCCTGGCCTTCCGATTCAGAGAATCACTCGCAAAGGGATAATCTTAGAGACAAAAAAGGTGGTAATAAACATCCGAATAACATGGAAAGAGAAAATCGAAATAGGGGACGAAAATCTAGATGGACTAATGTTAGTCCATCTGGAGAGGAAATTGAAGAATCAAAAGAACAAGAATCAACCTCTGCGAATGTTGAAGGAAAAGAAGAACCTGCAAAGGAAGAAGAAGTAGCTGTGAAAGAAGAagtgaaagaagaaattgaTATGAAGGAAGCAATCTCTAGTGAACGGAAGGAAGAATTAGTAGAAACGGTTGAGACAAAAGAAGAAGGCATTGAAATGAAgaaggaggaagaagaggaTTGCAGGGATTCTTAG
- the LOC126922030 gene encoding CAAX prenyl protease 1 homolog — protein sequence MSNFVKFIEENILYEILAVTWLLVLWEYYLNLRQRDLMMRLSDLPKSVEGLMTQDVYKKAHSYLLDKLKFNDFKSIFSELCTTVYLLNLCYYRFWLCSIDIVKYCGFDDQNEILISAVCMFIINVIRDIIILPFKIYATFVVEQKHGFNKKTPLFFIKDQLLQFVVREILTVPFLCAITWIIKNGGGYCFLYLWIFLIVAALFLMIIYPELIAPLFDKYTPLPNGDLKKKIEELAASVNYPLYKIFVVENSKRSSHSNAYLYGFHKHKRIVLYDTLVKEYYKPAEGETNTKGCTTDEVVAVLAHELGHWKYSHTLKGFILGQVQLLMNIYIYSKLLDYKPVFEAFGFMDSQPTFIGFVIITTYISNPLNILVQYITSVLRRRFEFEADKFAKILGYRQTLKSSLIKLQEDNLSFPLYDKLYSSWHCSHPQVLERIEAIDKED from the exons atgtcgaattttgtaaaatttatcgaagaaaACATACTTTATGAAATTTTAGCCGTAACATGGCTTTTAGTTCTTTgggaatattatttaaatcttcgtcaG AGAGATTTGATGATGAGATTGTCTGATTTACCTAAATCAGTTGAAGGTTTAATGACACAGGATGTTTATAAGAAAGCACACAGTTATTTGCTAGATAAGTTAAAATTTAATGATTTTAAGAGTATATTTTCTGAACTATGTACTACg GTGTATTTGTTAAATTTATGCTACTATCGATTTTGGCTATGCAGTATTGATATTGTCAAATATTGTGGCTTTGATGATCAAAATGAAATTCTCATAAGTGCTGTTTGTATGTTCATTATAAACGTTATCCGTGATATAATAATTTTGCCATTTAAAATTTATGCTACATTTGTTGTGGAACAAAAACATGGCTTTAATAAGAAA ACACCGTTATTCTTTATCAAAGATCAGCTTCTTCAATTTGTTGTACGTGAGATACTTACAGTACCCTTCCTATGTGCTATAACATGGATCATAAAAAATGGTGGAGGGTACTGCTTCCTTTATCTTTGGATATTTTTAATAGTTGCTGCTCTTTTCCTTATGATTATTTACCCGGAACTAATTGCACCACTTTTTGATAAATACACACCTCTTCCAAATGGAGATTTGAAAAAAAAGATTGAAGAGTTAGCAGCATCAGTAAACTATCcactttataaaatatttgttgttGAAAATTCAAAAAGATCATCACACAGCAATGCATATCTGTATGGTTTCCACAAACATAAAAGAATTGTTCTCTATGACACTTTAGTCAAGGAGTATTATAAACCAGCAGAAGGCGAAACAAACACAAAAGGATGTACTACAGATGAAGTAGTAGCAGTATTGGCACATGAATTAGGACATTGGAAATATAGTCATACATTAAAGGGATTTATACTTGGCCAG GTACAATTGTTAatgaatatttacatatattcaaAACTTCTTGATTATAAACCTGTATTTGAAGCTTTTGGATTTATGGATAGTCAACCCACATTTATAGGATTCGTAATTATTACTACCTATATTTCAAATCCTCTAAATATA tTAGTCCAATACATAACAAGTGTACTGAGACGAAGATTTGAATTTGAAGCAGATAAGTTTGCAAAAATTTTGGGATATAGACAAACATTAAAAAGCTCTTTAATTAAACTACAGGAGGATAATCTTAGTTTCCCTCTTTATGATAAATTGTATTCTAGTTGGCATTGTAGTCATCCTCAAGTCCTTGAAAGAattgaagctattgataaagaAGATTAA
- the LOC126922031 gene encoding peroxisomal membrane protein PEX13, with the protein MAPERTNGINGNHLKNVPNIINSIPNPASPFPSSNLQPGNPPPVPPRQPVQNYSGSSDHRPYGSNYYGGYGFGGYGNQYRGFNGYGGYSSYSSYGPYSSYNNYGMFGGHSGDAENRFSLYVEENTRSTFQLIETVLHTFSSITMLLESTYFALTNSFRAILNVAENVGKLRSTVNQLLNTFALIRFFKWLYRKIVRSTGYQNQDSINEELWNKSLAKVRSVNVHNSSYWSGFLIFSVFFVVPYIIHKISNNIKNMQIKGKDPKEWQDIEEPAYIATVLYDFVATHNDELSIKAGQKVYLAPKSLQPKNLPGWCKATDNVNVGLIPYNYIKVIGQLKKLKRDNETNPVNEEKSSTDESSSNRKDSQPTRNDRTVENEA; encoded by the exons ATGGCGCCGGAAAGAACAAATGGAATTAATGGAAATCACTTAAAAAATGTACCTAACATCATAAACAG TATACCAAATCCGGCATCACCATTTCCTTCTTCAAATCTTCAACCAGGAAATCCTCCACCGGTACCTCCGCGTCAACCAGTCCAAAATTATTCTGGATCTAGTGATCATAGACCATACGGATCTAATTATTATGGAGGATACGGATTTGGTGGATATGGTAATCAATATAGGGGATTTAATGGATATGGAGGATACAGTTCATATAGTTCATATGGTCCATATTCCAGTTATAATAATTATGGAATGTTTGGTGGACACAGTGGTGATGCCGAAAATAG ATTTTCCCTATATGTTGAGGAAAATACCAGGTCAACTTTTCAGTTGATCGAGACAGTTCTTCATACATTTTCATCTATAACAATGCTATTGGAATCCACATATTTTGCTTTAACAAATTCATTCAGAGCAATCTTAAATGTTGCAGAAAATGTTGGAAAATTACGCTCCACTGTAAATCAGTTACTTAACACTTTTGCTTTAATTAGATTTTTTAAATGGTTGTACAGGAAGATTGTGCGCTCTACTG GTTATCAAAATCAAGATTCAATAAACGAAGAGTTATGGAATAAATCACTAGCAAAAGTTAGAAGTGTAAACGTTCATAATTCTTCTTACTGGTCTGGGTTTTTAATATTCAGTGTATTCTTTGTAGTACCTTATATAATTCATAAAATTtcgaataatattaaaaacatgCAAATAAAAG GAAAAGATCCAAAAGAATGGCAAGATATTGAGGAACCTGCATATATTGCAACAGTGTTATATGACTTTGTTGCCACTCACAATGATGAACTCAGTATAAAAGCTGGTCAAAAAGTCTATCTTGCACCAAAGTCTCTACAACCAAAAAATTTGCCCGGATGGTGCAAAGCTACCGATAATGTAAATGTTGGTCTTATTCCttacaattatattaaagtTATAGGACAATTGAAAAAACTGAAAAGAGATAATGAAACAAACCCTGTAAATGAAGAAAAATCTTCTACAGATGAAAGTTCTAGCAATAGAAAGGATTCACAGCCTACAAGAAATGATAGAACTGTTGAAAATGAGGCATAG
- the LOC126922034 gene encoding V-type proton ATPase subunit E, with product MALSDGDVQKQINHMMAFIEQEANEKAEEIDAKAEEEFNIEKGRLVQQQRLKIMEYYEKKEKQVELQKKIQSSNMLNQARLKVLKIREDHVRDVLDEARKRLGEVMQDISQYRELLKLLIVQGLCRLTESHVVVRVRQVDVPLVESLFDSVQDAYKQITKKDVTVKIDQDNFLPSDSCGGVDLLAARGRIKVSNTLETRLELIAQQLVPDIRSALFGSNPNRKFDD from the exons ATGGCATTAAGCGATGGAGATGTACAGAAGCAG attAATCATATGATGGCCTTCATTGAACAAGAGGCCAATGAGAAAGCAGAAGAAATTGATGCTAAAGCAGAAGAAGAATTTAATATTGAAAAGGGACGCTTAGTTCAACAACAAAGGCTTAAAATTATGGAATAttatgaaaagaaagaaaaacaagtGGAACTTCAAAAAAAGAT TCAATCATCCAACATGTTGAATCAAGCCCGTCTAAAAGTCCTCAAAATTAGAGAAGATCATGTTCGTGATGTACTTGATGAAGCTAGAAAGAGATTAGGAGAAGTGATGCAGGATATTTCACAATATAGGGAACTTCTGAAATTATTGATTGTACAAGGATTATGCCGG TTAACAGAAAGCCATGTTGTTGTTCGAGTACGTCAAGTAGATGTTCCTTTAGTAGAATCACTTTTTGATTCTGTTCAAGATGCTTATAAACAAATAACAAAGAAAGATGTCACAGTTAAAATTGATCAGGATAACTTCCTTCCTTCTGATAGTTGTGGTGGAGTTGATTTACTTGCAGCAAGAG GGCGTATAAAAGTCAGCAACACTTTGGAAACAAGATTAGAATTAATAGCACAACAATTAGTACCAGATATACGTTCTGCCCTATTTGGATCCAATCCTAATCGCAAGTTCGACGATTAA